A genomic window from Luteolibacter sp. LG18 includes:
- a CDS encoding efflux RND transporter periplasmic adaptor subunit encodes MLPLIAAGLGSCEKKVAPPMQMPPAAVSFVPVASEKVELTRDLPGRVDAVRVAEVRARVAGIMLQRTFDEGANVKAGQTLFKIDPAPLEAAKASATASLAKANANLKQAQTTANRYAELVNVKAISRQDYDVAQAAVQTAQAEVQTADAAIKTADLNLGYATVTAPIDGRIGKALVTEGALVGQTDATKMAVIQQLDPIYVDFTQSSTDLLALRRALKEGKLDKDGASPVKLLLEDGTEYPQAGKLLFSEVSVDETTGMVSLRAQFPNPEHTLLPGMFARVRLTQALKDNSITVPQQAVTRGQGGAGSVLVIDDSNHVQVRMIRTDAAVGNKWVVTEGLKAGERVVMEGHLKARPGAEVKPEPFVPKTASSDNGKKASDKG; translated from the coding sequence ATGTTGCCCCTCATCGCTGCCGGTCTCGGTAGCTGTGAGAAAAAAGTGGCCCCGCCCATGCAGATGCCACCCGCCGCGGTCTCGTTCGTCCCCGTCGCCTCGGAGAAGGTCGAGCTCACCCGTGACCTCCCCGGCCGTGTCGATGCCGTCCGCGTCGCCGAGGTCCGCGCCCGTGTCGCGGGCATCATGCTCCAGCGCACCTTCGATGAAGGCGCGAACGTGAAGGCCGGCCAGACCCTCTTCAAGATCGATCCCGCCCCGCTTGAAGCCGCGAAGGCCAGCGCCACCGCGTCCCTCGCCAAGGCGAATGCCAACCTCAAGCAGGCCCAGACGACCGCCAACCGCTACGCCGAACTGGTGAACGTGAAGGCCATCAGCCGCCAGGATTACGACGTCGCCCAGGCGGCGGTGCAGACGGCGCAGGCGGAGGTTCAGACCGCCGATGCCGCGATCAAGACCGCCGACCTCAACCTCGGCTACGCCACCGTGACCGCGCCGATCGATGGCCGCATTGGCAAGGCGCTCGTCACCGAGGGCGCGCTCGTCGGCCAGACCGATGCCACCAAGATGGCGGTGATCCAGCAGCTCGATCCGATCTACGTCGACTTCACCCAGTCCAGCACCGACCTGCTCGCGCTCCGCCGCGCGCTGAAGGAAGGCAAGCTCGACAAGGACGGAGCCTCGCCGGTGAAACTGTTGCTCGAAGACGGCACCGAGTATCCGCAGGCTGGCAAGCTGCTGTTCTCGGAAGTGTCCGTGGACGAAACCACCGGGATGGTCAGCCTCCGCGCCCAGTTCCCGAACCCCGAGCACACATTGCTGCCGGGCATGTTCGCCCGAGTCCGCCTGACCCAGGCCTTGAAGGACAATTCGATCACCGTGCCGCAGCAGGCCGTGACCCGCGGCCAGGGCGGTGCAGGCAGCGTGCTCGTCATCGATGACTCGAACCACGTCCAGGTCCGCATGATTCGCACCGATGCAGCGGTGGGCAACAAGTGGGTGGTCACCGAAGGTCTCAAGGCCGGCGAGCGGGTGGTCATGGAAGGCCACCTCAAGGCCCGCCCCGGAGCCGAGGTCAAGCCGGAGCCGTTCGTTCCCAAGACGGCCTCCAGCGACAACGGCAAGAAGGCCTCGGACAAGGGCTGA